A window of Pedosphaera parvula Ellin514 genomic DNA:
CCGATTGATCATGCTTGCGTATCGCTGTTGTCATGCGCCGAATCCACTCCACTGGAATCTCCTCGCGCTTGCGCCCCGCCGGATCCAGCGCGATGAATTGCAGAAAATCGTAACCGCCCAACAGGATGCCCGGGTACCACTTCCCCGGCTCGCGGCGTGCTCCGGGCGAGAATGGCTCGTTGATCAGGTCATAGCAGAACACTGCCCGATGCGAGGCGCACACCTCCGCCACCGCCTCCCAAAACCGTGCTTGGGCGGTCCAGCGCGCTGACTCGTCCAACGCATCATACCACGCTGGCACATCGGCAGGCCGGTAACATGCCAGTCCCGTTATATCCAGATAAAGACCCGTTTGCTCAGCCAACTGCAACATCCGAACAAGTTGCTTGAACTCTTCCTTGTTGGGTTCATCCGGTGCCCGCATGAACTTGCCGAACTGCAAATGCACCCGGACAACATTCGCCCCCATGGCCTTCAAATCGTGAAAATCCTTCTCAATGGGCTCCCAATCCTTATCCCAGAAATCCTCCATCAATTGCCCGGCATTACCATAATTCATCCCCCAGGGATGAAACGGACGCCCCGATTCAGCGTCCACAAAACTCCGACCATCCGAAGCCACGGCAATGCGCCCCAATGATTCAGTCAACTGCGTGGTCTGCTCTGTTCCGGAACGGCGCTCCGTACAACAACCACACGCCAACAGAAGAATGGTGACCAACCAAAGCCAATTCATTGGGAACGGGAATTAACTCCGAACCCCCAACAAGTCAAGATCTCGGGGGCTGGGAATCGGAAACTAAGGCCTCGTACGGAAATAAGCTGATACGAGCTGCGCCGACATCCGGGGGCCAGTCAAGGCGCGACGAAAGAGCATATCCCAGGCGATCTGCGACTGAGAGCAACGCCGACTGGCACCCGGAGGACCAGCAGATCGGGTCAGCTTATTTCCGTACGAGGCCTGAGCAGATAAATTTCCACCAGACCACATCCATATACATCGCTTACACCCACGCACGCGACCCGCGATCCAATCCCCCGCGCCAGCCTTGGCGCCCATTTCACAACTTAACTTTCTCCTTTGCCCCCACCTTACAAAACGCGCAAGAACGCCACCAAATCCCCTTTCTCCGCCTGCGTCAAACCCAGTTGTTGAATCAAATTGAAAAACTCAACCGTATCCTCCAGCGTCAACAACCGCCCATCATGAAGATACGGCGGCGACTCCTTGATCCCACGCAGTGGAAACGTCTTAATCGGGCCCTGCGCCGTCATCATCATGCCGCCTTCCATATGCGGTTTGAAAAATCTTTCCACCGCAAGGTCATGCATCAGATTGTCCGTATAAAAAGGTGCCGGGTGGCACGCAGCACAGTTCGCTTTGCCAAAAAAGAGTGCCTCGCCGCGCACTTCACTTTCAGTTGCTTTGGAGTGATCCAGCCGTCCAAGTATATCGAGTTTTGGCGCTGGCGGAAAATCCAATATCTCCTGCATTTCCGCCATGAAATGAACTTGTGATCCGCGCTCCAGGATGTTCACACCCTTCTTCGTGGCAATAACCGGATCGCCATCAAAATACGCTGCACGTTGCTCAAATTCCGTGAAGTCCTCGACCGACTTCAGCGCTCTTTGCGACCCGAACAGTCGCTGGATATTGACGCCCCGCAGACTCGTCGTGTCGATGCGACGGCGATTCGCCTGCGGCCGGATGTCACCCACCTGATGCGTGGCTCCCGAGGTATGGCCGTTGACATGGCAATCAAAGCAGGCGACCCCTATCATCCCGTCGGCCCTTTCCGTCTTGCGATCATCGGTGGCATTGAACTGCTGCTGGGGAAACTGGGTGAGCAACAGGCGCAGGCCTTCAAGCTGCTTGGGATTGAGAATGCCATTGAAGAGCTCGAAGAAATTCGTGAGCGTGATCAGTTGCCCTCGGGAAACATCGCCGAGGTCCTTCCGTGTCGTCAGAAACATCGCCGGGGGAAACTCCGGCAGGAACCAGTCCGGCAGGTCAAAGTCCATGTCGAAACGTTCCAGCCGGGGCTGCGCTTTGATTTGGGTTTGCGGGAAGACCATGCCGCCCACCATATGTTCGATGTGCGGCAGCGGCAGATAAGGGAATACCCCTTTCTCCCGGATCTCATCCGGCGACATCTTGCTGACTTGCTCAAACGTCAGCCCATTCTTAATCTTCGCTGTCGGCCCCACTGGGATCGGCTTGCCGCGCGTCATGTGCACGTTCTCATCAACGTGACGTCGCAGGTCGTAACGCTCGTCGAGCAGCTTCTGGTGCTCGGCCATCACGCGCGGCTTCGCCTCCTTATCCCGCGCTCGCACCACATCGAAAGGCTCCACGGTCACCGGAAAGATGTATGAAGAGGGGCGCTGGTCTGCGGGCTTGGGTTGCTGCGGAGGCGGTTGCTGCGCGTTTGCGCGTGGACTGACAATCAATAATGCCGCAGAAACCACCGCGAGCGCAGGCATCATCAACAACTGAATTCGCATCGAGTCTTTCATAAGTTTCCTTTTGAGAGTGCAACGTTGCTGTTATCGATTGGTCAGGGTCCTGCTACTGTAGAGTCGGATCGATCAATGTCAGATCCGTTTCCGGATCAAGCCGTTTATGCATCGCCTTCGGGTCCACTGTCACCATTACCTCCAGCGTGGGGAATACCTGCGCATTGAGAACATGTCCACCGCGCGTTGTTCCATCGGAAAACCCCACGACCATGTGCGTATGGATCGCAGGCTTTCCTTTATAGAGCGCGATGTCGCCGACCATCGAGAGCACCTCCACCTGGCCATTGATCGGTACCTTCCGGTACATCTTGCGCTGCGGGTCAAACCACGCC
This region includes:
- a CDS encoding cellulase family glycosylhydrolase, giving the protein MNWLWLVTILLLACGCCTERRSGTEQTTQLTESLGRIAVASDGRSFVDAESGRPFHPWGMNYGNAGQLMEDFWDKDWEPIEKDFHDLKAMGANVVRVHLQFGKFMRAPDEPNKEEFKQLVRMLQLAEQTGLYLDITGLACYRPADVPAWYDALDESARWTAQARFWEAVAEVCASHRAVFCYDLINEPFSPGARREPGKWYPGILLGGYDFLQFIALDPAGRKREEIPVEWIRRMTTAIRKHDQSALITVGLLPWSREWHHLSGFVPEKVAPELDFVSVHLYPDSKKSGEALESLRLFAVGKPVVIEETFPLSCGAEELKTFLRASKVFACGWMGHYDGKTLEELNASERAGRITPTQTIYRQWLELFISLKPEFVPMRDNSGK